The Silene latifolia isolate original U9 population chromosome Y, ASM4854445v1, whole genome shotgun sequence sequence TCCTTTCACTTTGTTGTTGCTAGCTTCACttagctccacattccataattcATATGATCCCCCTTATTACCCATTTCCTATTGACTTCTTCTTACCCATTGGCTTCttacatgcttgcatttgaatgttttgactcgtggttttgaaatgactaccatattagattgcgggcacactctcttgagtcgaggataggtgagtgCTACTCACACAAATATCTTTTCACATATAAATGCGTATTCGGTGAATCGTGAGAGTCCAAAGTCAAAAAGATCATGCAAGGGCCGAAAAGTTCATTTAAAGTCATTCATGCTAcgccgccatgtaaatctcatccatgtcgaTGCATTATCCTTATGCCCATATTGTTTTGGGATTATGATTCATTGTGCTTGTTAGCATATATTGGGATTTGCAATTGATGAGTTTTACTGACTCGTTGCCCTTGTCTTGGTTTtatgtgcttgcttgaggacaagaaaGGGTTTAGCTTAGGGGAGTTTAATGTGTCTAAtttatatacttcctccattcagcTCCACTCTACCagttggagttttgcacaactatTAAGAAAAATTAAAGAAACAATAGAAGTACATTTGGGATTGTGCATAATGCTTTATTAAATGATAAAGTGTGGCTCTAATTCTGATTTGATTATGGGATAATCTTCCCACCAAAATGTTCAACATTTTAAAAACCCCCACCAAAACTTCCCTTTAAATTTTCCCTCCACTTCCTGTCAACTCTAAGTTACCAAAACCGAGGAACTCCAGCAATATAACAGTACTACTTCACCATTATTTACAACAAATTTGTCCTTAAATTACATCTTTCTCTCCATTcagtaacaacacaataacaaaaAAACCTTACAATCCATAAATTCTTACAGTCCATAGCATTAAATTACAAACATAAAATTACAGCAAAATGGGCTTCAAATGCATGACAGAAGATCAGCGGACAGAAATAGCCATTTACTTGCTCGAAAAGTCGCAAAATGGTAAGCTTTCTCGTGGCACCATTAAAGAGGTAGCTGCAAGGTACGCTTTGAGTGATAGAAGCATATCTAACATATGGAGACTAGCCAAAAAACCAAGGTTAGTAGGTGAGAAGTTAGATGTGAAGAGTGGTAGGATAGACAACAAAAATAGGAAAAGAATCCTACCAAACATTGAGCACATAAAGTCACTAGATCATTCTCTAAGAGATACCATGATCAGAGTTTCAGAAAACTATGGAGTTTCAGTTGGAACAGTCCATTTATGGGTGAAAGAGGGTTTACTTAAACCTCATTCAAGCCCATTACATCCTAAACTCACAGACTTACATAAGGATCAAAGGCTACTTTATTCACTTAGGTCATTAGTTGTCAAGCAAGTACTTCAGGAATTCTTTGATCTCAATAATGTGCCACTAACTGAAATCTTATTTACTGAAATGAGCAACACAATACATATGGATGAGAAGTGGTTCTTCGTCACAGATGACAACGAGAAAATATATGTTGTGGAGGGGGAGGAGCTGCCCATCTAAGAGGTACATCACAAAAGTGATGTTCATGTGTGCAGTCACCAGACCAATATATTCAGCAGATGGGGAATGTCTATTTGATGGTAAAATAGGCATATTTCCATTCACAAATCAAGTACCAGTAGCTAGGGCAAGCAGAAA is a genomic window containing:
- the LOC141629832 gene encoding uncharacterized protein LOC141629832; the protein is MGFKCMTEDQRTEIAIYLLEKSQNGKLSRGTIKEVAARYALSDRSISNIWRLAKKPRLVGEKLDVKSGRIDNKNRKRILPNIEHIKSLDHSLRDTMIRVSENYGVSVGTVHLWVKEGLLKPHSSPLHPKLTDLHKDQRLLYSLRSLVVKQVLQEFFDLNNVPLTEILFTEMSNTIHMDEKWFFVTDDNEKIYVVEGEELPI